The Branchiostoma floridae strain S238N-H82 chromosome 17, Bfl_VNyyK, whole genome shotgun sequence genome has a window encoding:
- the LOC118404669 gene encoding uncharacterized protein LOC118404669 — MSEKYKVKLGWTPRPVHPKTKYANSILPTVHKEYFPVCQRPDKFKEFFLQERNRQFDLKTKAEKLSSQVEFVRGNNPAAAGRFLAENFVAKGKQDRSTIERNIKKLKDKQEEAAKLQDELEKHDNSLFKPGGRFLLRGRGQSHASNALQLENIRTLQRSISSALEKLEGALQKVLRLYPYQETAKQSRKDKVQRRKKVKRRENRKEQGAKEILDAIAPNRKGGPVTPANIDTAAVKGLSHRLFVRIFNALEHEQMTTEGKDKILKNLSSTCRRLVNQLASKGPLHADCIGYCEADEECPVNWECAHLLAELELGPGALAQTHRFAPWETGQAQVGLQDLNMDVLKKCTDAKTLQILDDNGCFDMEASEVVCAKLAQLEGECDCESD; from the coding sequence CAAACAGCATTCTTCCAACCGTCCACAAGGAGTACTTCCCAGTGTGCCAGAGACCAGATAAGTTCAAGGAGTTCTTCCTCCAGGAGAGGAACAGGCAGTTTGACCTCAAGACGAAGGCAGAAAAGCTGTCAAGTCAAGTTGAGTTTGTACGGGGCAACAACCCAGCAGCTGCCGGACGATTCTTGGCCGAGAACTTTGTTGCAAAGGGCAAACAGGACAGAAGCACAATTGAGCGAAACATCAAAAAGCTGAAAGACAAACAAGAAGAGGCAGCTAAGTTGCAGGACGAGCTTGAAAAGCACGACAACAGCCTGTTTAAGCCAGGGGGGCGTTTCCTCCTACGGGGGAGGGGGCAAAGCCATGCCTCTAATGCACTCCAACTTGAGAACATCAGAACCTTGCAGAGGTCCATATCGTCTGCATTGGAAAAGTTGGAGGGGGCGTTGCAGAAGGTGCTGCGGTTATACCCATACCAGGAAACAGCAAAACAATCCCGAAAAGACAAGGTGCAACGTCGCAAGAAAGTGAAGAGGAGGGAAAACCGGAAGGAGCAGGGCGCCAAGGAGATTCTGGATGCTATTGCCCCAAACAGGAAAGGTGGCCCCGTAACACCTGCGAACATTGACACAGCTGCTGTGAAGGGGTTAAGTCACAGGCTGTTCGTGCGGATTTTCAATGCTCTGGAGCATGAACAGATGACAACTGAGGGAAAAGACAAAATCCTCAAGAACTTAAGCAGCACATGCCGAAGACTGGTGAACCAGCTAGCGTCCAAGGGACCGCTGCACGCTGACTGTATTGGGTATTGTGAGGCTGATGAAGAGTGCCCAGTCAACTGGGAATGTGCGCATCTCTTGGCGGAGCTCGAGTTGGGCCCTGGGGCACTGGCGCAAACGCACAGGTTCGCCCCGTGGGAGACAGGACAAGCTCAGGTTGGCCTGCAAGACTTAAACATGGACGTCCTGAAGAAGTGCACCGATGCCAAGACTCTGCAGATCCTAGATGACAATGGGTGCTTCGACATGGAGGCAAGTGAGGTCGTCTGTGCCAAGCTGGCACAACTTGAAG